Proteins from a genomic interval of Peromyscus leucopus breed LL Stock chromosome 12, UCI_PerLeu_2.1, whole genome shotgun sequence:
- the Dtx3l gene encoding LOW QUALITY PROTEIN: E3 ubiquitin-protein ligase DTX3L (The sequence of the model RefSeq protein was modified relative to this genomic sequence to represent the inferred CDS: inserted 2 bases in 1 codon) — protein sequence MASSSCPPSPLLVRLPEAIPWAHRKLEKYFQSRASGGGECSVQPVGPSAPDTFEVKFLQRAAKERVLEQEEHQMSIDGKPVPIFLETIKKPVDDPSSRPPSLTQSSAETESSRPPSLTQSSSLVEALSDEEPVSNSVDTIVQKIFLAVTAELNCELLSKEQRARIAAVLPWXVKSVEGEDGIAKVCGSFRDIETIHHFLSMQLLESEQKQKYPPQKYPPSDVDREPPNQQDRVRGFSSLEPKAKLEVFENCFEVSVLLLEYFRHACPGRIQSIEKKFGVNIEIQDSAPDMVSVRFTPRQSDNVNLEAACDSFVKDFQKCTQALKQDCVSLEDPQKAKELRQELNRCFPKLLIKGQGEMLTLLGSQADISAATEKVSQTSLKTPVKIMASGYRMGIEVDSTHFKLLKPELLQEISEIEQKYNTCSKIQEKGQKTCILFDTKDKEVDLSVHSYASFTDAFQHATCQLRTEVLPLKHLGKGKAHLHKTKFVDDLKKKHPSVHFEISQESMTFIGLPNQLAQAKQYVFKRVGLPPSSGEKINGDHETPMDIDRDDSHSALPPPRGSADSSGALKEKSVEDICAICMDTISNKRVLPKCKHEFCTPCIARALSIKPVCPVCQTSYGIQKGNQPDGGTMTCSTLRQSLPGYEDCGTIVIQYAMKDGIQTKEHPNPGKPYPGTHRTAYLPDNEEGRKVLDLLREAFQKRLIFTIGYSRATGASDVITWNDIHHKTSTFGGPENFGYPDPNYLKRVKEELKAKGIE from the exons AtggcctccagttcctgcccgcCGTCCCCGCTCCTCGTGCGGCTGCCGGAGGCCATCCCCTGGGCGCACAGGAAGCTGGAGAAATACTTCCAGAGCCGGGCCTCCGGAGGCGGGGAGTGCTCTGTCCAGCCCGTGGGTCCCAGCGCCCCCGACACCTTCGAGGTGAAGTTCCTACAAAGGGCAG CTAAGGAGAGAGTACTGGAACAGGAAGAGCACCAGATGTCAATTGATGGCAAACCCGTGCCCATTTTCCTGGAGACCATTAAAAAGCCAGTAGATGACCCAAGCTCCAGACCTCCATCTTTGACACAGTCGTCAGCTGAGACAGAAAGTTCCAGACCTCCATCCTTGACACAGTCGTCA TCTCTGGTTGAAGCCCTGTCTGATGAAGAGCCTGTTTCTAACTCTGTTGACACTATTGTCCAAAAG ATCTTTCTTGCTGTGACCGCTGAGCTGAACTGTGAACTGCTCTCCAAAGAGCAGAGAGCACGCATAGCCGCTGTGCTGCCCTG CGTCAAAAGCGTGGAGGGTGAGGATGGAATTGCAAAGGTGTGTGGCAGCTTCAGAGATATTGAGACGATACATCACTTTTTGAGCATGCAGCTTTTGGAAAGTGAGCAGAAACAGAAGTACCCCCCACAAAAATACCCCCCTTCTGATGTGGACAGAGAGCCACCCAACCAGCAAGACCGGGTCCGAGGCTTTTCCTCTTTGGAACCAAAAGCCAAGTTAGAAGTTTTTGAGAACTGTTTTGAAGTTTCTGTGCTTCTCCTTGAATATTTCAGACATGCCTGTCCTGGTAGAATACAGTCCATAGAGAAAAAATTTGGTGTGAACATTGAAATCCAAGATAGTGCTCCCGACATGGTCTCTGTACGATTCACACCCAGGCAGTCAGACAACGTAAACTTAGAAGCAGCTTGTGATTCTTTTGTGAAAGACTTTCAGAAGTGCACCCAAGCTCTGAAGCAAGATTGTGTCTCTTTAGAGGACCCTCAGAAAGCAAAGGAACTCAGACAGGAGTTGAATCGCTGCTTTCCAAAGCTCCTGATAAAGGGGCAGGGGGAAATGCTAACTCTCCTCGGCTCTCAAGCTGACATTTCAGCTGCCACAGAAAAAGTCTCCCAAACTTCCCTCAAGACACCTGTGAAAATAATGGCGTCTGGTTACAGGATGGGGATTGAAGTTGATTCGACTCACTTTAAGCTTCTAAAACCGGAATTGCTCCAGGAAATCTCAGAGATAGAGCAGAAGTATAACACCTGCAGCAAAATCCAGGAGAAAGGCCAGAAAACCTGCATCCTATTTGACACCAAGGATAAGGAGGTTGACCTGTCTGTGCACTCTTATGCAAGTTTCACTGACGCCTTCCAACATGCCACGTGCCAGCTAAGGACAGAAGTCCTGCCGCTGAAACACTTGGGCAAGGGGAAAGCTCACTTACATAAGACCAAGTTTGTGGacgacttaaaaaaaaagcaccccAGTGTACACTTCGAGATATCTCAAGAGTCAATGACTTTCATTGGTTTGCCGAATCAGCTTGCGCAGGCGAAGCAGTATGTCTTCAAAAGAGTGGGACTGCCCCCATCGTCtggagagaaaataaatgggGATCATGAAACACCCATGGATATCGACAGGGATGACTCACATTCGGCTTTACCTCCTCCCAGAGGCTCGGCCGATAGCTCTGGGGCCTTGAAGGAGAAGAGCGTGGAAGACATCTGTGCCATCTGCATGGATACCATTAGCAACAAGCGTGTGCTCCCTAAGTGCAAGCATGAGTTCTGCACCCCCTGTATCGCCAGAGCCTTGTCAATCAagcctgtctgtcctgtgtgtcaGACTTCCTACGGTATCCAGAAAGGGAACCAGCCAGACGGAGGAACCATGACTTGCAGCACGTTAAGACAGTCCCTTCCAGGTTATGAGGACTGTGGCACAATTGTGATTCAGTATGCCATGAAAGATGGCATCCAAACA AAGGAGCACCCAAACCCAGGAAAGCCCTATCCTGGAACACATCGAACAGCATACTTGCCTGATaatgaagagggaagaaaggtctTGGATCTGCTCCGAGAAGCCTTTCAAAAAAGGCTGATTTTCACAATAGGGTACTCTCGAGCAACAGGAGCCTCAGATGTCATTACATGGAATGACATCCATCACAAAACATCCACATTTGGAGGGCCAGAAAA TTTTGGCTACCCTGATCCTAATTACCTGAAACGTGTCAAGGAGGAGCTGAAAGCGAAAGGAATTGAGTAA